One genomic window of uncultured delta proteobacterium includes the following:
- a CDS encoding Phosphoesterase RecJ domain protein yields the protein MFEVVSDSLPIQAVARSVSSAGSILAVTHVNPDGDAVGSLVALGHIAASLHIDVRLYCETPIPDNLNWLRPPTPVVASLDELGAWRPDLVVFLDCADGKRAGAAVTGYIERNREETGLNVVCIDHHVANPNFADVNWVDPAMSATGIMVALLAKKLGIPLSGDLGEALCLAIVSDTGSFSYANTTALALDLTAEIVRNGLSMADFTVKYENHWTLNRMHLWGSLMQEVRLLCDGKVVVSVITDEILERHSAPRAYLEGYASWLRRLADTKVVLLARPSRNGSKISLRSMGDVDVQQIAAEFGGGGHKGAAGIDMTEQPRDAAVKVLEGVCRALGEPCCSAKCVL from the coding sequence ATGTTTGAAGTGGTTTCCGATTCCTTGCCCATCCAGGCCGTTGCCCGGAGCGTGTCTTCCGCCGGGAGCATCCTGGCCGTCACTCACGTCAACCCTGACGGCGATGCCGTGGGGTCCCTTGTGGCCCTCGGGCATATAGCCGCGTCCCTGCATATCGACGTCCGCCTGTACTGCGAGACGCCTATTCCCGACAACCTCAACTGGCTGCGCCCGCCCACGCCCGTTGTGGCTTCCCTCGACGAGCTCGGCGCGTGGCGGCCGGACCTGGTGGTGTTTCTCGACTGCGCGGACGGCAAACGCGCGGGCGCCGCCGTTACCGGGTACATCGAGCGCAACCGGGAAGAAACCGGCCTGAACGTCGTCTGCATCGACCACCACGTCGCCAACCCGAACTTCGCGGACGTCAACTGGGTTGACCCGGCCATGAGCGCCACCGGCATCATGGTCGCCCTGCTGGCCAAGAAGCTCGGCATCCCGCTTTCCGGGGATCTCGGCGAAGCCCTCTGCCTTGCCATCGTCTCGGACACGGGCTCCTTCAGCTACGCCAATACGACGGCCCTGGCCTTGGACCTGACGGCGGAGATCGTGCGCAACGGCCTTTCCATGGCCGATTTCACGGTCAAGTATGAAAACCACTGGACGTTGAACCGGATGCACCTCTGGGGCTCGCTCATGCAGGAAGTGCGGCTCCTGTGCGACGGCAAGGTTGTGGTCAGCGTCATTACGGACGAAATTCTGGAGCGCCACAGCGCCCCCCGCGCCTACCTTGAAGGGTACGCCTCCTGGCTGCGCCGCCTTGCCGACACCAAAGTGGTACTGCTTGCCAGGCCCAGCCGCAACGGCAGCAAAATAAGCCTGCGTTCCATGGGCGACGTGGACGTGCAGCAAATTGCCGCCGAGTTCGGCGGCGGCGGGCACAAAGGCGCGGCCGGTATCGATATGACCGAGCAGCCCCGCGATGCCGCCGTCAAAGTGCTGGAAGGCGTCTGCCGGGCTTTGGGCGAACCGTGCTGCAGCGCGAAATGCGTTCTCTAG
- a CDS encoding hypothetical protein (Evidence 5 : No homology to any previously reported sequences): MLALQRLLLPFLLDKSRLFSLYTPVIIWIHYHFPARSKTAFWCCTSPRDRHPPPVSQKSSGVWGRKK, from the coding sequence ATGCTCGCCCTGCAGCGGCTTCTTTTGCCTTTTTTGCTGGACAAGTCCCGCCTTTTCAGCCTATACACCCCAGTTATTATATGGATACACTACCATTTTCCTGCCCGCAGCAAGACGGCGTTCTGGTGCTGCACAAGCCCTCGGGACCGACATCCGCCGCCTGTATCGCAAAAATCAAGCGGCGTTTGGGGCAGAAAAAAATAG
- the truB gene encoding tRNA pseudouridine synthase B, translating to MDTLPFSCPQQDGVLVLHKPSGPTSAACIAKIKRRLGQKKIGHAGTLDPMASGVLLVLLGQGTKLSGHLMGSGEKIYAGTVLLGQTTDTWDAEGKIIARADPSAITPVMVEEAVSSFIGDTVQEVPPYSAAKHEGKPLYALARKGLDVPVKTKTVHVSDAAIEWVDLPYFRFRVACGSGTYIRSLAHSLGIRLQCGATLTELTREYSHPFGLEQAHNLDEVLATPEAFAGRVASIADALPSWQRIRLTESEAAQVRNGAALPFCGAEAAHALLEDAEGNPLALAKRVERSGTVYWAVDRGLWN from the coding sequence ATGGATACACTACCATTTTCCTGCCCGCAGCAAGACGGCGTTCTGGTGCTGCACAAGCCCTCGGGACCGACATCCGCCGCCTGTATCGCAAAAATCAAGCGGCGTTTGGGGCAGAAAAAAATAGGCCATGCGGGGACGCTGGACCCCATGGCATCCGGTGTGCTGCTTGTGCTTCTGGGCCAGGGGACGAAACTTTCCGGGCACCTCATGGGCAGCGGGGAAAAAATTTACGCGGGCACGGTACTCCTCGGCCAGACCACGGACACGTGGGACGCCGAGGGGAAAATCATTGCCCGGGCAGATCCTTCCGCTATAACTCCGGTCATGGTAGAAGAAGCTGTCTCGTCGTTCATCGGCGATACGGTGCAGGAAGTTCCGCCCTATTCGGCGGCCAAGCACGAGGGCAAACCCCTCTACGCCCTGGCCAGAAAAGGGCTGGACGTGCCGGTCAAAACAAAGACCGTGCACGTCTCGGACGCGGCGATCGAATGGGTCGATCTGCCGTACTTTCGCTTCCGGGTAGCGTGCGGCTCCGGCACGTACATACGGTCCCTGGCCCACAGCTTGGGGATTCGATTACAGTGCGGCGCCACACTTACAGAGCTTACCCGGGAGTACAGTCACCCTTTCGGCCTGGAGCAGGCCCACAACCTCGATGAGGTTCTGGCAACGCCGGAAGCGTTCGCCGGGCGCGTGGCGAGCATCGCCGACGCGTTGCCGTCCTGGCAGCGCATACGCCTCACGGAAAGTGAGGCCGCGCAGGTCAGAAACGGCGCCGCCCTCCCCTTTTGCGGGGCCGAGGCGGCACACGCGCTGCTTGAAGACGCGGAGGGTAACCCCCTCGCGCTTGCGAAGCGCGTCGAACGATCCGGCACGGTTTACTGGGCCGTTGACAGGGGACTGTGGAACTAG
- the rpsO gene encoding 30S ribosomal subunit protein S15 (Evidence 2a : Function of homologous gene experimentally demonstrated in an other organism; PubMedId : 10094780, 12244297, 12809609, 2432069, 2849753, 3005122, 6382163, 6394953, 776686; Product type s : structure) gives MELGRSEDGTQTSEDTAVVMDTDQKKAVIDAHAKHEGDTGSPEVQVALLTARITYLTEHFKSHKKDFHSRQGLLKLVGKRRNLLNYLRKTDVQRYRALIDKLGLRK, from the coding sequence GTGGAACTAGGGCGTTCCGAAGACGGAACGCAAACATCGGAGGATACAGCTGTGGTCATGGATACTGATCAGAAGAAAGCGGTTATTGACGCCCACGCCAAGCACGAAGGGGACACCGGTTCCCCGGAAGTGCAGGTCGCGCTCCTGACGGCGCGCATCACCTACCTGACGGAACATTTCAAGTCCCATAAAAAGGACTTCCACTCCCGCCAGGGCCTGCTCAAACTGGTTGGCAAACGGCGCAACCTGCTGAACTATCTGCGCAAAACAGACGTCCAACGCTATCGCGCCCTGATCGACAAGCTCGGTCTGCGTAAGTAA
- the pnp gene encoding polynucleotide phosphorylase/polyadenylase (Evidence 2a : Function of homologous gene experimentally demonstrated in an other organism; PubMedId : 2432069, 3005122, 6382163, 9008164, 9298646; Product type e : enzyme): MSVFSSTRVTATIGGKEIILETGKLANQADGAVWVQCGGTVVLVTVCSQPLDFDKGFFPLTVEYSERMYAAGRIPGSFFRREIGRPSERETLVSRLIDRPVRPLFPKAFKDEVQILASVISSDQENESDVMALTGASAAVTLSSIPFAECIAGARIGRVNGNFVINPSMKEQEASDLNIVFAASREAVVMVEGEAKFVPETVIIDALAWGHKEIQPLIDAQEKLRSLAGKEKRVLPEGPDYTPLEAFIMQAVGNDLKAALMVPGKMERKDARKAVKAKAMEALTAETSPFKEDAGALAAAGDVLGGLEKTVMRRRIKEEGIRLDGRDFKTVRPILIEAGVLPRAHGSALFARGETKSLVIATLGSTTDEQRVDSLTGDTTKKFMLHYNFAPFSVGEVKPVRVSRREIGHGALAEKALRPILPQNGDFPFTVRVVAETMESNGSSSMAAVCGGCLSLMDAGIPVSAPVAGIAMGLIKEDDQFIVLTDILGDEDALGDMDFKIAGTAEGVTAVQMDIKITGISTEVMARAMAQAKEARLVVLEEMKKILPETRKELSKFAPQLAVVEVNPDVIRLIIGPGGKNIKQITADTGASVDIEDSGKVSIFAPTLESLERAKEMVQYYDQRADLGKNYTAKVRKILEIGAIVEILPNLEALVHISQLDVNRVAKVEDVVQLGQEIPVKVIEINGDRIRASRKAVMLEEQGIEWKPEDTARPPRERNDRGDRGDRGDRGDRGRDRGDRGGRERRPRD, from the coding sequence ATGAGTGTTTTTTCTTCTACTCGCGTAACCGCCACCATCGGCGGTAAAGAGATCATCCTGGAAACAGGCAAATTGGCCAACCAGGCCGACGGCGCCGTGTGGGTCCAGTGCGGCGGCACCGTCGTTCTGGTAACCGTCTGCTCCCAGCCCCTGGACTTTGACAAGGGCTTTTTCCCGCTGACCGTGGAATATTCCGAACGCATGTACGCGGCCGGCCGTATTCCGGGCAGCTTCTTCCGCCGTGAAATCGGCCGTCCCTCCGAGCGCGAAACCCTGGTTTCCCGCCTCATCGACCGGCCCGTCCGCCCGCTTTTCCCCAAAGCCTTCAAGGACGAAGTGCAGATTCTCGCCAGCGTCATCTCCTCCGACCAGGAAAACGAATCCGACGTGATGGCTCTTACGGGCGCTTCCGCCGCGGTGACGCTCTCCTCCATTCCCTTCGCGGAATGCATCGCCGGCGCGCGGATCGGCCGGGTGAACGGCAATTTCGTCATCAACCCTTCCATGAAAGAGCAGGAAGCGTCCGACCTTAACATCGTGTTCGCCGCCTCCCGCGAGGCCGTGGTCATGGTGGAAGGCGAGGCCAAGTTCGTGCCGGAAACCGTCATCATCGACGCGCTCGCTTGGGGCCACAAGGAAATCCAGCCCCTGATCGACGCGCAGGAAAAACTGCGTTCCCTCGCGGGCAAGGAAAAGCGCGTGCTGCCGGAAGGCCCGGACTACACGCCGCTGGAAGCCTTCATCATGCAGGCCGTGGGCAACGACCTTAAAGCCGCGCTCATGGTGCCCGGCAAGATGGAACGCAAAGACGCGCGCAAGGCCGTGAAAGCCAAGGCCATGGAAGCGCTGACCGCTGAAACGTCTCCCTTCAAGGAAGACGCAGGCGCGCTCGCGGCTGCCGGCGACGTGCTGGGCGGCCTCGAAAAGACCGTCATGCGCCGCCGCATCAAGGAAGAAGGCATCCGCCTTGACGGCCGCGACTTCAAGACCGTGCGGCCCATCCTGATCGAAGCAGGCGTCCTGCCCCGCGCCCACGGTTCCGCCCTGTTCGCGCGCGGCGAAACAAAATCCCTGGTGATCGCCACCCTCGGCAGCACCACGGATGAGCAGCGGGTGGACTCCCTGACCGGCGATACCACCAAAAAATTCATGCTCCATTACAACTTCGCGCCGTTCAGCGTGGGTGAAGTCAAGCCCGTGCGCGTCTCCCGCCGCGAAATCGGCCACGGCGCCCTTGCGGAAAAAGCGCTGCGGCCCATTCTGCCCCAGAACGGGGACTTCCCCTTCACCGTGCGGGTGGTGGCGGAAACCATGGAATCCAACGGTTCCTCCTCCATGGCCGCGGTCTGCGGCGGCTGCCTCTCCCTGATGGACGCGGGCATTCCCGTCTCCGCGCCGGTCGCGGGCATCGCCATGGGGCTTATCAAGGAAGACGACCAGTTCATCGTGCTCACCGACATCCTCGGTGACGAAGACGCCCTCGGCGACATGGACTTCAAGATCGCCGGCACCGCCGAAGGCGTGACCGCCGTGCAGATGGACATCAAGATCACCGGCATTTCCACGGAGGTCATGGCCCGCGCCATGGCCCAGGCCAAGGAAGCCCGCCTGGTGGTCCTTGAGGAAATGAAAAAAATCCTGCCCGAAACGCGCAAGGAACTTTCCAAATTCGCGCCGCAGCTCGCCGTGGTGGAAGTCAACCCGGACGTCATCCGCCTGATCATCGGCCCCGGCGGCAAGAACATCAAGCAGATCACGGCCGATACCGGCGCCTCCGTGGATATCGAAGATTCGGGCAAGGTCTCCATCTTCGCGCCCACCCTGGAGTCTCTGGAACGGGCCAAGGAAATGGTGCAGTATTACGACCAGCGCGCGGACCTGGGCAAGAACTACACGGCCAAAGTCCGCAAGATTCTGGAAATCGGCGCCATCGTGGAAATCCTGCCCAACCTGGAAGCGCTGGTGCACATCTCCCAGCTGGACGTGAACCGCGTGGCCAAGGTTGAGGACGTGGTGCAGCTCGGCCAGGAAATCCCGGTCAAGGTCATTGAAATCAACGGCGACCGTATCCGGGCGTCCCGCAAGGCCGTGATGCTCGAAGAGCAGGGCATTGAATGGAAGCCGGAAGATACGGCCCGCCCGCCGCGCGAGCGCAACGACCGGGGCGACCGTGGGGACCGGGGCGACCGGGGCGACCGCGGCCGTGACCGGGGCGACCGGGGCGGACGCGAACGCAGGCCCAGAGATTAA
- a CDS encoding exported hypothetical protein (Evidence 5 : No homology to any previously reported sequences) translates to MNGSRKIRPARRASATTGATVGTGATGATAAVTGATGADANAGPEINARGFALAFR, encoded by the coding sequence TTGAATGGAAGCCGGAAGATACGGCCCGCCCGCCGCGCGAGCGCAACGACCGGGGCGACCGTGGGGACCGGGGCGACCGGGGCGACCGCGGCCGTGACCGGGGCGACCGGGGCGGACGCGAACGCAGGCCCAGAGATTAACGCGCGGGGCTTTGCCCTTGCCTTCAGATAA
- a CDS encoding Signal transduction histidine kinase, with translation MKDFSTVPRHRLIIEGIFTRLGLGMRAKLITLFIVIKVVPLILLALVAWGQSSKMGKELQAHTDVLAKTLDAALIKTGDIAVHDAVAALDTRATEDIERTTTDIARRVADFLYTRDADIRFVASLKPDASVYRAFVENLRGNIVRQGKWELDPEGKRWVPSVIAPQGAKMISSIEENDRSFNYRQPDPFTYESRPLYYEITFIDLDGKEKIKVTTSPRMNPELKNVSRRADTYIKAEEYFRELEQLRPGDIYVSDVIGAYVGSRVIGIYTPAAAAKAGEEFRPEKSAYAGMENPLGERFKGIVRWGMPVMENGKKIGYVTLALDHDHIMEFTNHIIPTAQRYTELSDASEGNYAFIWDHKGRSITHARHFSIAGYDPETGDPHVPWLEDRIYNAWQTSGKPYAEFIKDEPTFVDQSVTKKPAPELTKKGFVGLDCRYLNFAPQCTGWFDLTREGGSGSFVILWSGLRKLTTAAAIPYYTGQYAKSKRGFGFVAVGAGVDDFHRPATNTKKVIDKLIQDTDQQLEVIAAQTQASIDGNLYETATRLSVSTCLMAILVIFIAIWMASAFTRSITKLIAGISRFRSGERQFRFNSPIKDEMGILADSLDDLADGIVDSVQAPLVITDTNRSIKYMNGQGLERLGKTLPDVLGKPYGEFSFHAEADDDPITALLEGRESSVYHTAQGGYFQDKAGYLQDKEGNTIGYLVTTADVTEIVASQLRIEEQRSLLNTIFSSSPDLIWYKRANGVYLAVNPRFAALAGMTPEEFRGTRASDIFSSEEAAAFMEHDRRAVEQGTPYYAEETLKFHDGHEEIVDSVRTPVKDVDGTICILGVARNVTRRVETEQRLREMQLELRNAVRAANKANESKSDFLARMSHEIRTPMNAIIGMANIVKRKLDRRSEDPDGLQSNVRQIEVSSQHLLGLLNDILDISKIEAGKIELSAEPFDLPRLIDAVGSIIRPRCMEKNIAFTIAADLDGRCTFISDALRLRQVLINLLGNAVKFTPECGTVEFSVTAKERSENKVFFEFTVKDDGIGISNAVKEKLFSPFEQGDRRISRQYGGTGLGLSISRNIVRLMGGDITVESVEGCGSTFSFGLWLPEAEVPGNVEVHADDRNILCGKRILLVDDVAINRMIVVDLLDAIDLTVDEADDGAVALDMVAKSPEGYYSAILMDVQMPNMDGYEASIAIRALGRKDVLTMPIIAMTANAFREDVEKAFASGMTGHMAKPLEFEKLVQTISEQILAAKAR, from the coding sequence ATGAAAGATTTTTCAACGGTTCCACGGCACCGCCTGATCATAGAGGGCATATTCACACGGCTCGGCTTGGGGATGCGGGCCAAGCTCATCACGCTCTTTATCGTCATCAAGGTCGTTCCGCTTATCCTGCTCGCGCTTGTCGCCTGGGGGCAGTCAAGCAAAATGGGCAAAGAGCTCCAGGCCCACACGGACGTGCTCGCCAAAACTCTTGACGCCGCCCTTATCAAAACCGGCGACATCGCCGTGCACGACGCCGTCGCGGCCCTGGACACCCGCGCCACGGAAGACATCGAGCGCACAACCACCGATATCGCCCGCCGGGTGGCGGATTTTCTCTATACCCGCGATGCGGATATCCGCTTTGTGGCGAGCCTCAAACCCGATGCTTCCGTCTACAGGGCTTTTGTGGAGAACCTGCGCGGCAATATCGTGCGGCAGGGTAAATGGGAACTGGACCCGGAGGGGAAGCGCTGGGTTCCCTCGGTCATAGCGCCGCAAGGCGCCAAAATGATTTCCTCCATCGAGGAAAACGACCGCAGCTTCAACTACCGCCAGCCGGACCCGTTCACCTACGAGAGCAGGCCCCTGTATTATGAGATAACGTTTATCGACCTTGACGGGAAAGAGAAAATCAAGGTCACGACCTCCCCCCGGATGAACCCGGAACTGAAAAACGTCTCCCGGCGGGCCGATACCTACATCAAGGCCGAAGAGTATTTTAGGGAGCTGGAACAACTCCGCCCCGGCGACATTTACGTTTCCGACGTCATCGGCGCGTATGTCGGATCCCGGGTCATCGGCATCTACACGCCGGCCGCCGCCGCCAAGGCCGGCGAGGAATTCCGGCCGGAGAAATCCGCCTATGCCGGCATGGAGAACCCGCTCGGCGAACGGTTCAAGGGCATTGTGCGCTGGGGCATGCCCGTTATGGAAAACGGCAAAAAGATCGGGTACGTCACCCTTGCCCTTGACCATGACCACATCATGGAGTTCACCAACCACATCATCCCCACGGCGCAGCGGTACACGGAACTTTCGGACGCGTCCGAAGGCAACTACGCCTTTATCTGGGACCACAAGGGCAGAAGCATCACCCATGCCCGCCACTTTTCCATTGCCGGGTACGACCCGGAAACGGGCGATCCGCACGTGCCGTGGCTGGAAGACCGCATTTACAACGCGTGGCAGACCAGCGGCAAACCATACGCCGAGTTCATCAAGGATGAGCCGACCTTCGTGGATCAATCCGTGACCAAAAAACCGGCGCCGGAGCTGACGAAGAAGGGTTTCGTCGGCCTGGACTGCCGGTATCTGAACTTTGCCCCGCAGTGTACGGGATGGTTCGACTTAACGCGCGAGGGCGGCTCCGGTTCCTTCGTCATTCTCTGGAGCGGGCTGCGCAAGCTGACCACAGCCGCAGCCATCCCGTATTATACAGGCCAGTACGCCAAATCAAAACGCGGCTTCGGCTTCGTGGCGGTGGGCGCGGGCGTTGACGATTTCCACCGCCCGGCGACGAATACCAAGAAGGTCATCGACAAGCTCATCCAGGACACGGACCAGCAGCTCGAGGTGATAGCCGCCCAGACCCAGGCCTCCATCGACGGCAACCTGTACGAGACGGCCACGCGCCTCAGCGTGTCCACCTGCCTGATGGCCATCCTCGTTATTTTCATCGCCATCTGGATGGCGTCGGCCTTCACGCGCAGCATTACGAAGCTCATTGCCGGTATTTCGCGGTTCCGCTCCGGGGAGCGCCAGTTCCGGTTCAACAGCCCGATCAAGGACGAGATGGGCATTCTCGCGGATTCGCTCGACGACCTGGCCGACGGGATTGTGGACAGCGTCCAGGCGCCGCTGGTCATCACGGACACCAACCGCAGCATTAAATATATGAACGGCCAGGGCCTTGAACGGCTGGGCAAAACCCTGCCTGACGTCTTGGGGAAACCCTACGGGGAGTTCAGTTTCCATGCGGAGGCCGACGACGACCCCATCACCGCCCTGCTCGAAGGCCGGGAATCCTCGGTCTACCATACGGCCCAGGGCGGCTATTTCCAGGACAAGGCCGGGTACCTCCAGGACAAAGAGGGCAACACCATCGGCTATCTTGTCACCACGGCGGACGTGACGGAAATCGTGGCCAGCCAGTTGCGCATAGAAGAGCAACGCTCGCTCCTCAATACCATTTTCTCCTCGTCTCCCGACCTTATCTGGTACAAGCGGGCCAACGGCGTCTACCTCGCGGTGAACCCGCGCTTCGCCGCCCTGGCCGGGATGACGCCGGAGGAATTCAGGGGAACGCGCGCCTCGGATATTTTCTCGTCCGAAGAAGCGGCGGCGTTCATGGAGCACGACCGCAGGGCCGTGGAGCAGGGGACGCCGTATTACGCGGAAGAAACGCTCAAGTTCCATGACGGGCACGAGGAAATAGTGGATTCCGTACGCACGCCGGTGAAGGACGTTGACGGCACCATCTGTATTCTCGGCGTGGCGCGCAACGTTACGCGCCGCGTGGAAACGGAACAGCGGCTGCGGGAGATGCAGCTGGAATTGCGCAACGCCGTGCGCGCGGCCAACAAGGCCAACGAATCCAAGAGCGACTTCCTGGCCCGCATGAGCCATGAGATCAGAACGCCGATGAACGCGATTATCGGCATGGCCAATATCGTCAAAAGAAAGCTGGACCGGCGGAGCGAAGACCCGGACGGACTGCAAAGCAACGTCCGCCAGATCGAGGTCTCCTCGCAGCACCTCCTGGGCCTGCTCAACGACATTCTGGACATCTCCAAGATAGAGGCGGGGAAAATCGAACTGTCCGCCGAGCCATTTGATCTCCCCCGGCTTATTGACGCGGTGGGGTCCATCATCCGCCCGCGTTGCATGGAAAAGAACATCGCCTTCACCATTGCGGCCGATCTGGACGGCCGGTGCACCTTTATCAGCGATGCGCTCCGGTTGCGCCAGGTGCTTATCAACCTCCTCGGCAACGCCGTCAAATTCACGCCCGAGTGCGGCACTGTGGAGTTTTCCGTTACCGCCAAAGAGCGCAGCGAAAACAAGGTTTTCTTCGAGTTCACGGTCAAGGATGACGGTATCGGCATCAGCAACGCGGTGAAGGAAAAATTATTCAGCCCGTTTGAGCAGGGAGACAGGCGCATTTCACGGCAATACGGCGGCACGGGGCTCGGGCTTTCCATCAGCAGGAATATCGTGCGGCTGATGGGCGGCGACATCACGGTGGAAAGCGTGGAAGGCTGCGGCAGTACCTTCTCCTTCGGCCTCTGGCTGCCGGAGGCCGAGGTTCCCGGCAACGTGGAAGTGCATGCCGACGATCGCAACATACTGTGCGGCAAGCGCATTCTGCTTGTGGACGACGTGGCGATCAACCGCATGATCGTCGTTGACCTCCTGGACGCCATAGATCTCACGGTGGACGAGGCGGATGACGGCGCCGTGGCCCTGGACATGGTGGCGAAGTCGCCGGAAGGATATTACAGCGCGATCCTCATGGACGTGCAGATGCCCAATATGGACGGGTATGAGGCCTCCATCGCCATCCGCGCCCTTGGCCGGAAGGATGTGCTCACCATGCCGATAATCGCCATGACGGCCAACGCCTTCCGGGAAGACGTGGAAAAGGCATTTGCCAGCGGCATGACCGGGCATATGGCGAAACCGCTGGAATTTGAAAAGCTTGTGCAGACCATCTCGGAGCAGATTCTCGCGGCCAAGGCGCGGTAG
- a CDS encoding Membrane protein involved in aromatic hydrocarbon degradation produces MVSFFARLACATVFVLAFAATALAEGFALYEYSARGIALGGSLVARKPDASAIAYNPALLARLPGVNVMAGVSTITPIGKIDTYENGEKETTGLRKSTWAIPHLYYTHQINDKFTLGVGEFTRYGLGFEYPHNWPGRFNIYEVSLQSASIAPNLAWAATDKLSLAAGPEIVYVNLDLKKRANVPLRLPDGRTTPYTMEVDSNIQDASDTSIGWNVSGHYQFNDQWAVGLLYRSQVRVHAKGEVEYTMINSNSPIPGLAQGNFDAGFHDGKAHSTVILPDSYTGGIAFTPIPELSFEFAATYTRWSSFRDLNIHLPQPIGESRNHKHWKDVWRLGFGVEYSPLDWLTMRAGYVFDQSPMPTGNNQDYLVPTNDRNIWSLGLGFNWESWTLDLAYAFIDAKSRIYHANAETNVLRSRTHESSATHIGSISLSYRF; encoded by the coding sequence ATGGTTTCTTTTTTTGCCCGCCTCGCGTGCGCGACGGTCTTTGTTCTCGCTTTCGCCGCCACCGCCCTTGCCGAAGGCTTTGCCCTGTATGAATACAGCGCGCGCGGCATAGCCCTCGGCGGCTCCCTGGTCGCCCGCAAGCCGGATGCGTCCGCCATCGCCTACAACCCGGCCCTGCTCGCGCGGCTCCCCGGCGTCAACGTCATGGCCGGCGTCAGCACCATCACCCCCATCGGCAAGATAGATACGTACGAAAACGGCGAGAAGGAAACCACGGGCCTCAGAAAATCGACCTGGGCCATCCCGCACCTGTATTACACCCACCAGATCAACGACAAGTTCACCTTGGGGGTCGGCGAATTCACCCGGTACGGGCTGGGCTTCGAGTACCCGCACAACTGGCCGGGCCGCTTCAATATCTACGAGGTTTCCCTGCAATCGGCCTCAATCGCCCCCAACTTGGCCTGGGCCGCGACGGACAAACTCTCCCTGGCCGCCGGGCCGGAGATCGTGTACGTCAACCTGGACCTGAAAAAACGGGCCAATGTCCCGTTGCGCCTGCCAGACGGTCGCACCACGCCGTATACGATGGAAGTGGACAGCAATATCCAGGACGCCTCGGACACGAGCATCGGCTGGAACGTCTCCGGCCACTACCAGTTTAACGACCAGTGGGCCGTGGGTCTTTTGTACCGCAGCCAGGTGCGGGTGCATGCCAAAGGCGAAGTCGAATACACCATGATAAACAGCAACAGCCCCATACCCGGGCTTGCGCAAGGCAACTTCGACGCCGGATTCCATGACGGCAAAGCCCACTCCACGGTTATTCTGCCCGATTCCTACACCGGTGGCATCGCCTTTACGCCCATCCCGGAACTTTCCTTTGAGTTCGCCGCCACCTACACCCGCTGGAGCTCCTTCCGCGACCTGAACATCCACCTGCCGCAGCCCATAGGGGAATCACGCAACCACAAGCACTGGAAAGACGTGTGGCGGCTCGGGTTCGGTGTTGAATACTCCCCGCTGGACTGGCTGACCATGCGCGCGGGCTATGTGTTCGACCAGTCGCCCATGCCCACGGGGAACAACCAGGACTACCTCGTCCCGACCAACGACCGCAACATCTGGAGCCTGGGCCTTGGCTTCAACTGGGAAAGCTGGACGCTGGACCTCGCCTACGCGTTCATCGACGCGAAATCGCGCATCTATCATGCAAACGCGGAAACGAACGTCTTGCGCTCGCGGACGCATGAGAGCAGCGCCACGCATATCGGCAGCATCTCGTTGAGCTACCGGTTCTGA